Below is a window of Humulus lupulus chromosome 9, drHumLupu1.1, whole genome shotgun sequence DNA.
GAAGAACTACCTACCTCAATGATTGGTTTGTACCTTACAATTGTAATATAATGAAGAGCTTAATTAAACAGTAGAGTTCTTTTAATACAAAATAGAACCTTCAGTATTCTTGGCTTACAAGTTATGGCTGGAGTGACGAGGTGGACTGTTATTTTGGTCCCCGTGGCAACAATGGCAACACCCTCCGTCCTTTATTTCGTCAACGTCAGTTCGGATATTGAATAACATGGTCAAAGCCAAATTTTGGAATCTACTCCTCCTCATGTAAATACCAGGGTCTGAGATGTTGGAGTCCGAAGAGGTGAAGGGGACCGGTTGCAAATATGATTTGCTTTCCGCCAGCGGTACCTCATTGACAATTCCATCAGTGTCAGGCAAATGATTTTTGCGTGGTCGTCCTTCATTATGGTATAAACACAATATAAAATTCAGTCCTTGAAAAGTTGTAACCATTCCTAACGTAATGTTAAAACTGTATTATATATAGGAATTCAAACACATTAACATAAAGCAGAGGTACTATTGATCCATAAACTTATCACCTCGCTTCTGGGGTGGCTGTCTGGTGGAATGATGTTGTTTGATTGTGGCACCTTGTGAAGATTGGGGACGTACGAACTCTTTTACTGTCCTTTTATGGACTTCGTTGTTCCTCTTCCTCGGAGAGCCGGCCCTTAGTGGGGGAGATGACTCCTCATAGGCATCAGAGTTGTTGCCCGTTATTGAAGAGGGTCGGCTTGCCAAGGCAATGTATCTCCTCATCTTCCAACTAGGAAAATGTTTAAGAGATGAAGGTGCTCATTGAGAAAAAGGGTTAGATTTAGAAAAGATATATTGAAATTTAATGAGCATGGTCATGGCACAAAGAAATTCAATAGTCCCTATAAGCCTTGCAGCATAGGGTCATTATGAGTACTATGCCAAATGTGGTAAGATAGTAAGAGACGCAAGGCTCTGACAGAATATTCTGTATCTCAATCTTGCCTAACACGtttttcaagagttcaattttgttttgttttatatttgttaagaaaaatggGATATTCCAAATCCATTTGTTTTGCAATGATCATTGTACATGAACAAAAGCTGGGGAACTCGTCCAATAGTGTTTGAAAAAACGGCAGCGAATATTgtttttaaatagtgttagactctctaaacgagtctaTTAGCCATAAAGAATTAATTAAACGTGATTGCACTTTCTATAGGCATATATTATCAATAAAGGTATaattaaatgtgattaacggttaaAATTTGTGAGAAAAAgtgaagttttttttaattaaaatgtttACATTCATACATGGATCCAAAAATACCGTTTAAAATGTAAAATAACGTTTAAAATGTGAAAAGTTAGAAGCAGCTCACTGAGGGACAAAATAGATTTTACACTTTCCTATGAGATACCCCTGAGAGACAAAATAGATTTTACACTAGTTCCTATGAGATAGCATATGTCTGATATTTTTGTGTGTACCTTTTCTACTTCAATAGCGGAGTAACAAAAACTGATTCCATGGTATTGCTTGTACATAAACAGTCCAATTGAAAGACTTGTAAGTTGCCACATGTATTACGGTAATTAATTAACCTTCTAATTGAAAAAGATAGTGCACCTAGGGACGTTTGGGTAATATTTgtcattttaaattatattttgtaaAGCGGAGTGAACATATTATGGACGTAATATTTTATACACGCGCATATCATTTTTCTTTGTTGGTGGAGATTAAATGCACAAGGGCGACGTAACAAAAACTGATGTTTTGGTTggagtttatttataaaattattacttTGAAACTTGCATGTGCAGGTTGTATTTGAATAACAATAATTCTTGAATAAACTGCCAGTAAAATTGGGTATGCCATTGTATCACTTTTCCAGTTAATGCAGTACAAATCGTCCTCCAATTCACATGGTAATCATTTTTGTGAATTTCCTTATTTGTCTTATTCGTCCATTCTTATTAAACTGATCATTAGATGAAAACCCTAACCAATATCCTCGGGCGACAGAGATGAATTTTTTGAAGGGAATCCATATAGAAACCGAGGAGACAGTACTaatttttaaaaagtttaaacttaagaaaaaacaggaaaatatatatgataattctacTTCAAAGTAAAGGAACTAAACAACGTGACAATATATCATAGTTCTACTTCACCAAACACGGGCGTAATCACCCATTGTTGAACCTGGAAACATGTTGAACCACTCTGATACTTCAAAATTAAACTTCAATAATAACTAACAACATCACTGATTGGTTTTGTACTTGGAACTAATAACATAACAACTAAACCAAATGAGTGAAGGGTACATGAAAGTACAGTACTTTAAAAATTCAACATCCACTGACCTTACAACTCAGGGCTAGATCGACTTGATGGACTTGGAGACTTTTCCCTGAATAAGTCAACACTCTTCATTTTGGCCCCTTGGCAACAATGGCAAAACCTTCTCTTCTTTATCTCGTCAATGTCCGTTCGGAGATTGAACAACATGCTGAAAGCCACTTTCTGGAATGTAGTCCTGCTCATGTAAATCTCAGGGTCCGATATCTCTGAGTCTGAAGAGGAGGAAGGGACCATTTTTGCATTTGACTTTTCCTGTCCAGCACGAACAGAATTCGCGGGGATGGGGTTTTTTCGGGGTCGGCCTTTGTTATAGCAAACAAAAATTCAGAAATGTCAGTatgtgaaaaaaataaagtttacccaacgtgcattgactaccctcttttattttaaaaaaaaatatatgttatttatcAAGAGGAAGGGCAGCTGCTACATAAAGTGTTTACCTCGCTTACGCCGTGGTTGGGTGGCGGAAGGATGCCCTTGGAGTTCGCCACCTTCCACACTCTGTGGTTGTACGCCCTCTTCCACTGGGCTTGCATCACTTTTGATGGTCATTTTCCTGGGACGACGTTGGAGGGAACTCGGCCTGTGAGAGTCCTCGATCTTTTCGGCCGTCATTGCGGGGAAGCGGGTGGCCAAGGCTTTGTATCTCATTTTCTTTGGAGTGGGAACTGAAAGTAAAGTCCCAGGGGGAAAGAATTCATCAGTACATTTTCAAGTTTATTAAGTAATGTGAACCTTTGTTCTTCAAAGAGAGAAACTGAACAGTCCCTATAGGTCTAGTACCATAGGCAATGTCCTCACTTCTGCCAAACGTGGAGATATACTTAATCACGCAAAGCTTGAATTGCTAAATTTGTCCTCACACTTTTTTctgaatataaaaaaaatatatagtgcaAATGGCTTGGAATATTCCCACTGAATTACTTTTTTATATCGGGTCCACTACAATGGGTTGGGGTCCCACGTTTGAAAAACCATTTCGGGGTTCTAAATCTGAATAAAACAAACTATCATGTGAATTTAGATTTGAgtcttccattttttttatttttttgagagAAAATACATTAAATTAACAAAGAAAACAGAGCAGCCTAGGGTCGGCCAACCAAGCTAGCCATATCTTTAGACAGACCCGAAGACGCCATAGGGGGAACCCCTCCATCCCAAAATCCAGAAGCTTGATACCGAATAGCATACTTGGCTGTCAAATTAACAACAATGTTCGACGATCTTGGGCCATACCCAACAGACAAAATTCTGAGATCCTCTGCTTCCCTTCTAATAGCAGCCACTAGTAAATCAAGATGTCCACTCTCTTGTGGAGGTCTATTGAGCATACCCACTGCTAAGCTACTATCTGAAACAAGCAGCCCCCTGCAGATTTAAACTCTTACACAACTCAATGCCATGTTTAATGGCCAACAACTCAGGCCGAAGCGGTTCGTGGGCACAGTTTATGAAATTGCTTTTGGACGCAATAACCCTGCCCTCACTGTCCCTGGTCACCACGCGACTGCTACAGCAGCCTCGGCCCCTGTTAGTGGCAGCATCCACATTTATCAAAAGCTCATTTGCAGCAGGGGCAGTCCATCGTTCATGGATAGAACTGTATATGTGGGGATTGGCACCCCGACTTTGAACAAATTCGATGTGGTAGTTGGCTTCCCAGTCCACCATCGCAGTAGCCTCCGGGAGTCTTCCATTTCTAATACACCACAAATAAGAAGATTTAAGGAAAAATTTTGCTCATACGAAAACCAATAAAGTATATATTAAAAGGGTGGTGACAATTGAATTTCTTTTTATGGCAAATTATCAGTGGTAATCAGTTATTTATCGTAAATACGAGTGTtgttatatattcatataaaagTTTCCTATTTACTGCAACTAAAAAAAGGTTTAGgcatataaaattttatttttccatatatgcttaaaacaaattaaacatttacattatttttcattaatttcAAAATCAGCCACTAATTTCGTAATGTGTATACTTCAAATCATGAAATTGATGAATTTCGTTTTCGAAAATAATCAATGGGAGAGAGAGTGAACCCCCTATAATTGTGATAACATATTGCATAATATACTCAGACTAATTTGAGAGAATGAAAACACCGTTATTTTCCAGGCTCTGTCATCGATCGTGTGTGTTTATGATTTTCATATATACCGTAGTTATTTCGTTATCTGAAAATGTAAACACATCAAACTTGAACGAATTGTCTAACGACGTAGTAAATCCAATAGTGTTACCGTAATGCGTAATGACAATTGAATAGTGGGGAagaaataagaaattttgttcaTTATTTTGTGCCAAACAAGTAATACATTCCATTAAAAAGGTTTCATTAAGTAAAAGGATCAAAGAAGAGTTTGTAACACAAAACAAAAGCAAAAGGGTAGTAAATGTAATGGCCCGAATTCTCCGGTATGGTTtcatggcgggattagtaggccgggagagccatactTGTATAATTTTGCCATTAAATgttattatgcatgtatatgtggattacattatgatatgatgttatatgcgtgcatgtgggtgcacatttgaataattatgctattatgataatttggcccattgagggtgaatatgtgtatttgggtgcataatgcgatttgtgaatgagattccattattatggagatataaaCAAAGAACAATTCGGCATGAGAGGGTCATATATATTGcattagtggttttgtcataacggggtcaattttggggtaatagaaatgtttatttgatgataaaatgggaatatttgagatcagggtgaaatttcggaggctttgactataatgtcctcggggatattttcgggaccccgagcattaggttttatttgaggttacttaagcttgaagtagccgtcagatagaacgtacgattagaaaacctctcgttctccctttcgatagCCCTTTTTACCttttgagcattttcgaagatatctcgagttctaggagttggaatcaagcgaggatcgaggcatagcgatcctaggaaatattagaagcttcttaaccgaaggatttgacagaaaacaaccgaATCAAAGGTAatataagtttaaagttttttgttttccgagtttctaaggtttgaattagactttgtgaattgttgagtttttggtgggtttgaaccttgggttttgaggattttggagttttgggaactttgttttgatgattggggatggtTAGGTGTGATTTTGGAAGattggagaagttgaaaacacATTCGGGAATGGCTTTAGGTCgggggccgcggccctggttCGAAGAGGAAGAAAGGGTGGTTCTATTTTGGCTGGGTGTCGTGGCCTTTGTTGTTGGGCGTCGCGGCGCTTGTTTCAACAAATGATTTGTAGGGGCCGCAGCCCTAGCCCTGTTTTCACCCATTTTGCTCGTTTataccccgggaacttagttataggccttgggagtgttcctactacttggattagttgggattgatcttccggaggctagatattggtgtggaaacctatgttgatcattattattaatgatgtcccgtgtttggttatgattaggtgaccgctaaaggactaaagatTGATCGTTGtcacgggtcgttcttttaatctttctacctcgaatctgaggtaagaaaattgcaccctgtgtatatatgacatgcgtggttattattgagggaTGTTGATTGATTAATGTGGACATGGTTTTCCTATTGAATGCTAGGAAATGGTGAATACTTGTATattactgattagtcagggacactggcctaaagagtcagaaatggcatagcgttgacaacgccgagccaaatgaatattagatctaatcgatatcagcattgaatggctctatggcattaatgctgcagcaaccctaaggtcgatgaacttataagcgctagGCTATtataagactagttattcagagccatgACATATgggcccggtgactgtttgtcacatggccagggaacgttgttccaggtTTATGAGTCTACGGTCATGAGGAGTGTtttgttggtgactattcaccatacacccatcctgttcaaacttatgaaaggttcacttatcagttaagcctgaGTGACCCTTTcgtcacacttagagcacgtttttgacgaaaggactcgggtagcgggtcaaatttccggtccaccgatcaccgtaactgttctggggtaaccaggccGTTACAGTAAATGGGCATCCTAAGCGGCATAAAACACCGTAACCCTAAATCCTTAAAAGAAATCACGGTCGTCGCAGTCGAgcaggctacatatgtacacacagcccctagagctctccaactcatggttggtccaacttatctttgcccttacttgcaccacatagcacccgtaagccacctccgagcaagaaaacccaaataagcATAAATAGTGAACCAACAAAATATAAATCATATACAACATGCTTAACATTTATATGCTAATCCTGCTTAAAATCCTATTTCATTAACATTataccattattaaaacataaactagtAGATCTAAAACTCAAAGCATTCAAAACTGAACTACACCGCAACCTTGATCTTTAAAAGAATTCCTAGATCTTTAAAATGTTTGTTGTAGGGTTTCGACAATAATAAAGATAACCTTCGTCGTGTGGACTCTTTCAAGATTTGAAGAGGTGATGGTGATGGAGATTTTGGCCTTAGAGTTTGTGTTTAGATGGTGTTCCACGACAACAATAGTGagagagtgtaacgccctggttactccaagattgTTATGGTGAGCTTTAAACCGTGTTTAACTCGGTAAActagtcatttggttataaaagtGCATCTACGTGTTATTAATAGGAGTTATCCCCAACATTTCAGTTCAATGACGTGCCAAACAGAAGTGACAAGtcgcaatgcatggtcagtaaatgacacattaatattCAATAAATGTATTACCCAAGGAGGGAAAGGTCGGAGATTAATCttcagagttgtgatattactagtcatcataattatttatctggtttggaagtgatttgaccgaccaggAAGATTCTTTGTCccaccggtgaagatttttgacagaccagagatgtgtcatggtAGAGGAGAGGTGTGCTAgaagagtgctttgcctataccgagCAGAGGTGTGGTTTGCCTATGCCgatgagaggtgcttgcctatgttgACTGGTGAGTTGTCTTCGCCGATTAGTAAtttcggggatggatttggttggtggacggatcagaatctcagaatttaccgtctagtgactctctagttttgagactttgggattgTTACTTGGGCCATTCTTGGCGCATTTTCCgagagctaaggaggtaggacctgacaacaacAACTCCGGCCACGCGGTATCCACGTGGctaatataattatgccatatctcagctcgctaatagtccGCAAAAAATTAGAGCGTacaacataataatgtgatctcactcacaaagcacataaaattacatatataccCTTGCAGGGGGAATAGTAGGGCTaagcattgggcgggttggtcgggttacaaggcattttcACCCGTCCAATGTcgtaatcgggttagcaaaagtgacccgtaacttgcccaattaagaaattattttttttaacccgtctaataatttgggcgggttggtcgggttaacccgcccaaaccgaaattgtattttttgttggacgggttggtcgggtcaacccgcccaaacaaaagtggtattttttttttattacatttttgtaatttttttcttttaaatactagtactaatagtgtgaattttatctttttaagcttaaaacaatattttaaattatattaaaaaaattaaaacaaaacttaattaatttatatatttatttgaatatattaaaaataacaaattaataataaatacttaattgggcgggttgggttatattttcaacccgcccaatgtaacaattaggcggtttaaattttggtcggtttattcgggttgtgttttttggcggttttttcgggttggtttggacGGATTATTCGGGTTGGGCAGGTTGTACAAATTTTTGCACAGCCCTAGGGAATAGTACATAAATAGTGTTTTCAACAAATACGACCCTTTAATCATTTTTAATGCAGTAAAACATGCTTACGTAGTCGCATCATAGTATAACTCATTATATTCACATATAATATGACATTTAAATTACACAAACACATCaacatccaattatgcccccTAAAGCAGTAAATGTTATTAGCAAAATTAGGACATTACATCCGTAGAACAAAGTAGGGAGATAATATATTTGGTCATGGAACATAAACTAATTGTGTTGCCTAATAAATggtcttttatatttgtttgaagTGCTTCCATTAATAATGACATGACACTTTAAACATATAgactatttttttaagtttgtttGACAAATACACATATACGATAACCATCCATAATGTTGTTATTTTTAATGTGGTTAATTGTGGTCCAGTGATTTTTATAACCAATACAAAGCATTCAAGTATAATTCTCAAGTTTTTGCCTTTCTCATAACACCTGGCATGATTTCCCTAGACAAGGAATTGTACCTTGTGCCAAAAATAATCCATCTTTACGGTATATCTCAACATTCAATGTGAAGTTGACCTTTGGCGTGTCACAGTAAGACAAAAATGTCATGTATACGTGGGGGCCCTCCTCAAATATAGACAGTGTACAACAACTGGCCATTTTGAACGAGTAAAAAAAGGTTATCCATCACACAAACCACTACCAACTACTTTGGTAGCCATATCTTCCTTCTTCCCTTCCACCCCATATTTTTTCCTTCCACCCATACCCATGGATTCAGACTCCTCATTTGACTCGTGCAATATTGAGGTATTTCCTGTCACGGGCGACCATCACGTAGATCGACCGGATTGGGAGGAGTTTACCAATAGCAACATAAACACTCTCCCCCCTGAACCTATAGACTATATAAACGATCTGAAGATCAAATTAGAGAGGAAGGATGAAGAAATTTTCTTTAGAAATTTGAATTGTCGCATGCTAGAGAAAGACAACGAGTCCATGAAAGCCAGGATAATGCAGCTCGAAACAGAGCTTCAACAGAAGACAAAGAAAATAGAGGAAGTGAGGGATGTCGCGTTCATGGCAGCCTATGAAAGGGTGTTGAAAGCACTAGAGGAACTTAAGGCAGAAGCAGTGAGTAGATACGATGAGTACCTGAAGGAGAAAATTAACAATATAGTTGGTGATGTTGCCCCACTTGGACGTAGAAGAACATGAAGAACTGAAGTGTTCTAGTGCGATGGCGTGGTGATTGTTAATTCACCTTACAGATGAGTGGTCCAAtttgtttgtcttttttttttgttgtttattaAGGGTTTAAACATGTTTGTAACGAATAACATGGATTAATGAAGACATTATTTAAATACAGAATATTTGTATGGTTCTAATATTTCTCTAGTAGTAGCAATTAACTTTTACAAATTTTTTGATATATGTCAACAACTATTAATTGGAAGAAGTAAGTAATCATATTTGTCTACTATTCTATATTGAGCAAGTCAACTGGTTTGTCAAATCATAGATCCAATCAATTTTTATGTCTCCAATCCTACCATACCTTTTGCATAAATTGTACTAATCAATTCATATGTCTCCAATCGAATCATACCTTTTGCATAATTGTAATATTGAACGTACTATACATCAATTGTGAATACAAGCAATGGCTACTTTCACTCAATCTCCACCTCCCCTCACCTTCCTTATGATGATATAGGCTAGCCAAGATAATGAACAACTTATTTCATACCCTGTAAGACTTCACTAATTTGGACAATTGAGTCCCAATAATATACCAAGGAATTTAGGCTCACATGATAGTAGTAATGTGGCCCCACTAAACAAAATATACGAGgaacatcatatatatatatatataaagaaggaAATTATGCTAAAGGGGCTTCCCTTTAATCCCCATCAGTGGCGGTGGGGCTGTCAGTGTTCTTGAAAACTTGAACAATTTGCGAGGGGATTtgtttataaccgtgtatattgtagctattagGAGCATCtgctaatttttaaaaatttgtgaATAGAGTATATTACTGAAAACTATGTTGAAACATGGTGTTTGCGTGACTAAATTTTTTTAAGCGCGTGAAAAACTACATGTTTGAACCTatttttcggtattgtaaactactCACCATTTATTGAAAACAGGAACTTATAAATAGCTACTATAAACACGATCCCAAAATAGTCCCCCCAAAAACTGTAAACGGGATGCGAAACACTAAGCGCCCCACCATTAGGAGTTAAAGTAAAGCCCATATAAAAATATTgtcctatatatatgcatgctaCACAAGGACAAAATCAATTAATTATGCCTCAATTTTGTTATTAACGAATTATTGTAGTATCTTTTCCGCAAAGCTTCTTAAATTAATGTGTCAACAAATGATTCCTATAACGATCCATCCATAAATGACTCTTCAAAACATAGTAAGGGCATTCCACATAGTAGAACTTAGTAAACAAGATTGACGTCCATAACATAACATTTGGTAAAAAACGAGACATACAAAGCATTACACATAATTCATGAATTTTTTTGCAAACTAATTCTAAACCCTTACCATAAAACTGATCGCATGGCTATGGGATGTAACAATCTGTAGAGGGATTGCGAATTTGTTTCGAAATAGTAGGTCATTGGTGACTATGCCATTGCTCGTTTGTGCCATTATCTCCTGTTAATTAACTCCTTTCACTTTGACTGATGTCGTCCACGTTCGGAGTATAGTACATTGGATAGTTGGAAGATGTTGGATCTTCTGTCTCCATGGATTGATTGtccacttctggaacaactttGCAAGTCGCCCTATCATGGCCTAATTGGTTGCAGTTGCGACACCTATTCTTCCTTGGGGTGGCATTGTCCACGCCCttatattttgattttgttttgtttGGTTCCCTCCCCTTCGTTCTCACAATTGCCGGATCCCCAATTACTCTCTGTTGTTGTTGCGATCGGTAGTCCCCATGTACAACGTGTCTCGATTCAAACGCATCATTAGGCTGACCACACGTTGTTTTAAATTTTTCCTCCAAACGGGACATTTCGCTTAATGCTTCTTCATATGTATCATCACGTTGTGTAGCATAGTACCCCATTGCATTTAACCGTGATGTCAACGATCCCCAACGGGTACATAATAACACATCACGGGGGACCCTATCATGGGGAGCTCTACTCAATTCACCTCTCAATTTGGCGTCCTTCCTCCAGCGTTCCTTTAACAGAGGTTTCGGGATGCAGGGTAGGTTCAAATGCTTCATTACAGCAAACATATGTCGACACGGGATTCCGTCTGACTGGAATAGCATGCAACTACATTCAAAGTGATCATGATCAATTACGTACCGAACTACACTTCTTACCAGTCCTCTACGGAAACGACTTAGGGAAAATACCCTGCACCCAAATTCCACACTTATCAAATCAATTGAGTATGCAAGAGCGTTGTCGATTTGTTGTGCGACCTTATCGTACATGTTTCTCGTCAAAACTGAAGCAACTTGTTGGTAATACTGTTGTAGTATGTTGGAAGGGAACTGGGGCGATGTGTTGTTACTGATGAAGTCATCTTCGCGTTCCGTGTGGCGTATGCTTTGTATGGCTTTATCAACTTGGCCAACAAGGTCTTTAAGTTTAAGTTTGcttgtcaagaagtgtgacaggTAAGAATTCATCGA
It encodes the following:
- the LOC133800380 gene encoding protein FAR1-RELATED SEQUENCE 5-like, which translates into the protein MQFLRSNRAVPDCMGAQVMSMRRSGIRTCHILNHLAAERGGHKYVPFLKKDLYNWIGRQRELEEEEETDAEGALGYLECLGLRDPNFFETHTKDGEYRLADLFWADGISRDDYGRFGEIIAFDTTYKKNAYNKPLLLFVDVNHHFRTVVFAVALLYDEKEDTYIWLLEEFLQCMNNKLPQVVVTDGDKAMAKAIEKVMPNAVHRLCAWHLQKNVTINVPHPIFKTRFNELLYQYCTKEEFDESWSGLVTEFQLQDSQWAAITYNNRRSWAECFLLGNFFAGLRTTQRSESMNSYLSHFLTSKLKLKDLVGQVDKAIQSIRHTEREDDFISNNTSPQFPSNILQQYYQQVASVLTRNMYDKVAQQIDNALAYSIDLISVEFGCRVFSLSRFRRGLVRSVVRYVIDHDHFECSCMLFQSDGIPCRHMFAVMKHLNLPCIPKPLLKERWRKDAKLRGELSRAPHDRVPRDVLLCTRWGSLTSRLNAMGYYATQRDDTYEEALSEMSRLEEKFKTTCGQPNDAFESRHVVHGDYRSQQQQRVIGDPAIVRTKGREPNKTKSKYKGVDNATPRKNRCRNCNQLGHDRATCKVVPEVDNQSMETEDPTSSNYPMYYTPNVDDISQSERS